The proteins below come from a single Gemmatimonadota bacterium genomic window:
- a CDS encoding amidohydrolase family protein translates to MKPLRLLGSTLAIAIVATAPLGAQTPAQNDSAVKAAARTSSLPLMTPRKLSFTTDEASWISLDVAPDGKTIVFDILGDLYTLPVAGGTATRITSGTGWDQQPRYAPDGKQIVFVSDRNGSKNIWIAHADGSRARLLTKSERINFASPIWSADGQYVIAARTGQLWMYNKDGGSGVQLTGLRSEGAASAGAPGAGPSHYAPAQGGDSHTLWVNVSGGVSTTLATGAFGATPDDITSAREENDELAARSNARRLGTYQIAQFDRATGRTLVRSHETEGAFRPVASPDGKWLVYATRHDARAALKLRDLTSGEERWLVMDVQRDNSQGGGVNDRDLYPGSAFTPDSRSLITSYGGKIWRVEVPSGAVTPIPFTAQVEQQMGALAKFEYPINDSTLVVTQIRGARPSPDGRLLAFTALDHLYVGELGPAAAAGDTATRHVRNARRLTTGAMVEHAPVWSPDGRYLAYVTWTDTAGGNIYRVRADGSGPAERLTRTAAYFDKVAYTKDGAHLMAVRGSRYSRLRQFEDFGNISNGELEYVMLPAEGGTATRIAWAGSGQSQQGRNVPHVGPDSTRLYVWAGNEGLVSMRFDGTDRKVVVRVAGPPAPAQPLAPGATPPPPPSPDEVLLSPDGTRALVVASSNVFIITVPPVVGQAPAIGVSSSGVPTTRLTRVGGDFIGWSNDGATAFYSIGHSWFQYNVRTGEGAIRDSVARADSIATSAPSTGGVSARDTTKKLSMAYEARRTDVTVTAAKDKPRGAVVLKGARLVTMKGDQVIEKGDVVVTDNRITAIGPSGSVRVPAGARVIDASGKTIIPGFVDIHAHNWFGWGVHRDQVTQLLANLAYGVTTQRDPQTSATDILTYTDLMETGAFIGPRLYSTGPGIFAADNIKSLDEARDILRRYADHYNTKTIKQYLAGDRKVREWVIMAAKELGLTTTTEGGSNLTMNLTLMQDGYPGLEHAMPIFPLFKDVVQLEAMSGITYTPTLIVGYGGPIGRDYYLTRYNIDDDKKLRRFTPHDELDSWRTVTYNRDDQYIFKGHAEQLAKFVKAGGRVGLGSHGELQGLGVHWELWMMQSGGLTNLETLRAATLHGADAIGLAGDLGSLEVGKLADLQVLDKNPLTDIHNTNSIRYVMKNGRIYDGNTLDEVWPRTKALPAQWWWKEEPPAKR, encoded by the coding sequence ATGAAGCCCCTGCGCCTGCTCGGATCGACCTTGGCGATCGCGATCGTCGCTACTGCGCCACTCGGCGCGCAGACCCCCGCACAGAATGACAGTGCGGTAAAAGCCGCCGCGCGGACCAGTTCGCTGCCGCTCATGACGCCGCGCAAGCTCAGCTTCACCACCGACGAGGCGTCGTGGATCTCGCTCGATGTTGCGCCAGACGGCAAGACGATTGTCTTCGACATTCTGGGCGACCTCTACACGCTCCCCGTGGCCGGCGGCACCGCTACGCGCATCACGAGCGGCACCGGGTGGGACCAGCAGCCACGCTACGCTCCCGACGGGAAGCAGATCGTCTTCGTTAGCGACCGCAATGGATCCAAGAACATCTGGATTGCTCACGCCGATGGTTCGAGGGCCCGTCTCCTCACCAAGAGTGAGCGGATCAACTTCGCGTCGCCCATCTGGTCAGCCGATGGGCAGTACGTGATCGCCGCGCGAACGGGACAGCTCTGGATGTACAACAAGGACGGCGGATCCGGTGTGCAGCTCACAGGGCTTCGCTCGGAAGGCGCCGCGTCTGCAGGCGCGCCGGGCGCCGGCCCCTCGCACTATGCCCCCGCGCAGGGCGGTGATTCCCACACGCTCTGGGTGAACGTGAGCGGTGGAGTTTCAACCACGCTTGCCACTGGCGCATTCGGCGCGACCCCGGATGACATCACATCTGCGCGCGAGGAAAACGATGAACTCGCCGCGCGCAGCAACGCGCGTCGGCTGGGGACATACCAGATTGCACAGTTCGACCGCGCAACGGGCCGCACCCTCGTCCGCTCGCACGAAACCGAAGGCGCGTTCCGTCCCGTCGCGAGCCCAGACGGCAAGTGGCTCGTGTATGCCACGCGCCACGACGCACGCGCGGCACTCAAGCTCCGCGATCTCACCTCCGGCGAGGAACGCTGGCTCGTGATGGACGTGCAGCGCGACAACTCGCAGGGCGGCGGCGTCAACGACCGCGATCTCTATCCCGGCTCGGCGTTCACGCCTGACTCTCGGTCGCTCATCACGAGCTACGGCGGCAAGATCTGGCGTGTCGAGGTGCCGTCGGGAGCGGTGACGCCGATTCCGTTTACTGCGCAAGTGGAGCAGCAAATGGGCGCGCTCGCCAAGTTCGAGTATCCCATCAACGACTCCACACTGGTCGTGACGCAGATTCGCGGCGCGCGCCCCTCGCCAGACGGACGCCTGCTCGCGTTCACCGCTCTCGACCATCTGTACGTCGGCGAGCTCGGCCCGGCCGCAGCCGCCGGTGACACTGCGACACGCCACGTGCGCAACGCGCGGCGCCTCACGACGGGCGCGATGGTGGAGCACGCACCGGTCTGGTCGCCCGACGGACGCTACCTCGCCTACGTGACATGGACCGACACGGCCGGCGGCAATATTTATCGCGTGCGCGCTGACGGCAGTGGACCGGCCGAGCGCCTCACGCGCACAGCCGCGTACTTCGACAAGGTTGCCTACACCAAGGATGGCGCCCACCTCATGGCCGTGCGCGGCTCGCGGTACAGCCGCCTGCGGCAGTTCGAGGATTTTGGAAATATCAGCAACGGCGAACTCGAGTATGTGATGCTCCCGGCAGAGGGCGGTACGGCCACACGCATCGCGTGGGCCGGCAGCGGTCAGTCGCAGCAGGGGCGCAATGTGCCGCACGTCGGGCCCGACAGCACGCGGCTCTACGTTTGGGCAGGAAACGAGGGATTGGTGTCAATGCGATTTGACGGCACCGACCGGAAAGTCGTGGTTCGGGTCGCTGGTCCGCCGGCACCGGCACAGCCGCTCGCCCCGGGTGCGACACCGCCACCACCGCCATCCCCAGACGAAGTATTGCTCTCACCCGACGGCACACGAGCCTTGGTGGTGGCCAGCAGCAACGTCTTCATCATCACCGTGCCACCGGTGGTGGGGCAGGCACCCGCCATTGGAGTGTCATCCAGCGGCGTGCCCACCACGCGCCTAACGCGAGTGGGTGGCGATTTTATTGGATGGTCCAACGACGGCGCGACCGCGTTCTATTCGATCGGCCACAGCTGGTTCCAGTACAATGTGCGAACGGGCGAGGGCGCGATTCGTGATTCAGTGGCGCGCGCCGATTCGATCGCAACCAGCGCCCCAAGTACCGGTGGCGTCAGCGCACGCGACACGACGAAAAAGCTGTCCATGGCCTACGAAGCGCGCCGAACGGATGTGACGGTTACGGCGGCCAAGGACAAGCCGCGCGGCGCCGTCGTACTCAAGGGTGCTCGACTCGTCACGATGAAGGGCGACCAGGTCATCGAAAAGGGTGATGTGGTCGTCACGGACAATCGTATCACGGCCATCGGCCCGAGCGGATCGGTGCGTGTGCCAGCGGGTGCGCGCGTCATCGACGCCAGCGGAAAGACGATCATTCCAGGTTTCGTCGACATCCACGCGCACAATTGGTTTGGCTGGGGCGTGCACCGCGATCAGGTGACGCAGCTGCTCGCCAACCTCGCGTACGGCGTGACGACGCAGCGTGACCCTCAGACTTCAGCCACCGATATCCTCACCTATACCGACCTGATGGAGACGGGCGCGTTCATTGGCCCACGTCTGTATTCCACCGGCCCCGGGATCTTTGCCGCCGACAATATCAAGAGTCTGGACGAAGCGCGCGACATCCTCCGCCGCTACGCCGATCACTACAATACCAAGACGATCAAACAGTATCTGGCCGGCGACAGAAAGGTGCGGGAGTGGGTGATCATGGCCGCTAAAGAACTGGGGCTCACGACCACCACCGAAGGTGGTTCGAACCTCACGATGAACCTGACACTCATGCAGGACGGGTATCCGGGGCTCGAACATGCGATGCCGATTTTCCCCCTCTTCAAGGATGTCGTTCAACTCGAGGCAATGAGCGGTATCACGTACACGCCTACGCTCATCGTTGGATACGGCGGCCCGATTGGGCGCGACTACTACCTGACACGCTACAACATTGACGACGATAAAAAGCTGCGCCGCTTCACGCCGCACGATGAACTCGACTCGTGGAGAACGGTCACCTACAATCGAGATGACCAGTACATCTTCAAGGGGCACGCCGAACAGCTCGCCAAGTTCGTGAAGGCCGGCGGCCGAGTGGGACTCGGCTCGCACGGTGAACTCCAGGGACTCGGTGTGCACTGGGAGTTGTGGATGATGCAGTCCGGTGGATTGACGAACCTCGAGACATTGCGCGCCGCCACGCTTCACGGAGCCGACGCGATTGGCCTCGCCGGAGACCTCGGGTCGCTTGAGGTCGGCAAGCTGGCCGACCTGCAAGTGCTCGACAAGAATCCATTGACCGACATCCACAATACGAACTCGATTCGGTATGTCATGAAGAATGGCCGGATCTACGACGGCAACACGCTCGACGAAGTCTGGCCGCGCACCAAGGCACTGCCGGCGCAATGGTGGTGGAAAGAGGAGCCGCCGGCCAAGCGGTGA
- a CDS encoding SRPBCC family protein — MKITVETLVVAPIARVWSAYTSPSDITQWNAASDDWHTVKATVDLREGGVFSSRMEAKDGSFGFDFAGTYTKIVTHELIEYSLGERSCTVDFLTGENGVTVRVTFDAESEHTVEQQRQGWQAILNNFSKHVASTQ, encoded by the coding sequence TTGAAGATCACGGTTGAAACCCTCGTCGTCGCACCAATCGCCAGAGTCTGGAGCGCGTACACCTCGCCGAGCGACATCACCCAGTGGAACGCTGCATCCGATGACTGGCACACCGTCAAGGCCACGGTCGATTTGCGAGAAGGCGGCGTCTTTTCGTCACGGATGGAGGCCAAAGACGGCAGCTTTGGCTTTGACTTCGCCGGTACGTACACCAAGATCGTGACGCACGAGCTGATTGAGTATTCGCTCGGCGAGCGCTCGTGCACCGTAGACTTCTTGACGGGCGAGAACGGTGTGACCGTGCGCGTCACCTTCGACGCCGAATCCGAGCACACGGTGGAACAGCAACGTCAGGGATGGCAGGCGATTCTGAACAACTTTTCCAAGCACGTTGCATCGACGCAGTAA
- a CDS encoding ABC-F family ATP-binding cassette domain-containing protein, producing the protein LDLDTTTWLQDWLNEADETVIVVSHDRAFMDAICTNILHVEAKSSESYKGNYSQFVPQRAERRLTREREMEKQRAYVKKEEEYIRRNLAGVNSFQAKGKRKRLERLPRLAPPPGDPAAMSLHFEVGERGGDQVVDIKDLRVEVPGRVLVEDFTAVLRRNDFVALVGPNGAGKSSFISTILGDRSAANGGARVGSSITPAWFRQDLSDLPLRQSLFDVIQNQRPLWNRGSVQNHLGAFGFSGDEVLREISSLSGGERARVALALITLTRANLLVLDEPTNHLDVENIEALEDALDEYEGTVLLVSHDRAFLREVATRVWSFDGTRLVDFDGPFVDWEADRARRAALAR; encoded by the coding sequence CCTCGACCTCGATACCACGACCTGGCTGCAGGATTGGCTCAACGAAGCCGACGAAACAGTGATTGTGGTGTCGCACGATCGTGCGTTCATGGACGCGATCTGCACGAACATCCTGCACGTCGAGGCAAAGTCGAGCGAGTCATACAAGGGCAATTACAGTCAGTTCGTTCCGCAGCGTGCCGAACGGCGGCTCACGCGCGAGCGCGAAATGGAAAAGCAGCGCGCCTATGTGAAGAAAGAAGAGGAGTACATCCGGCGGAACCTCGCCGGCGTGAACTCGTTTCAGGCCAAGGGCAAGCGCAAGCGGCTCGAACGCCTGCCGCGCCTGGCGCCACCGCCGGGCGATCCGGCCGCTATGTCGCTCCACTTCGAAGTAGGCGAGCGTGGTGGCGACCAAGTCGTAGACATCAAGGATCTCCGCGTGGAAGTGCCGGGCCGCGTGCTCGTGGAAGACTTCACCGCCGTGCTGCGGCGTAACGACTTCGTGGCGCTCGTCGGGCCCAACGGCGCGGGCAAGTCCTCTTTCATCTCTACCATCCTCGGCGATCGCTCCGCCGCGAATGGCGGGGCTCGAGTGGGGAGTTCCATCACGCCAGCCTGGTTCCGACAGGATCTCTCGGATCTTCCGCTACGCCAGTCGCTCTTTGACGTGATCCAGAACCAACGACCGCTCTGGAACCGCGGCTCCGTGCAAAACCACCTCGGCGCCTTCGGATTCAGTGGGGACGAAGTCCTCCGTGAGATTTCGAGCTTGAGCGGTGGCGAACGGGCACGTGTAGCGCTCGCGCTGATTACGCTGACCCGCGCGAATCTCTTGGTGCTCGACGAACCCACCAACCACCTCGACGTCGAGAATATTGAGGCGCTCGAAGACGCGCTCGACGAATACGAAGGCACCGTGTTGTTGGTGAGCCACGACCGTGCGTTCTTGCGCGAGGTCGCCACGCGGGTGTGGTCGTTTGATGGCACGAGGCTCGTTGACTTTGACGGCCCCTTCGTGGACTGGGAAGCGGATCGTGCGCGCCGAGCGGCCCTCGCGCGCTGA
- a CDS encoding CatB-related O-acetyltransferase encodes MPYGPPPKTRYPIAGVTRTGFLKPFITRPNIVVGDYTYYDDPRGPEHFEENVLYHFDFNNDRLQIGRYCSIAAEVRFIMNGGNHPTTWLTTYPFPIFGQGWESATPLAWPNRGDTVVGNDVWIGYGAVIMPGIHIGDGAIIATASVVTKDVPPYAIVGGNPATILRYRFDDATIARLLSVRWWDWDVEKVTKYVGALCSGDVTALEAAV; translated from the coding sequence ATGCCATACGGCCCCCCGCCGAAGACGCGCTACCCGATCGCGGGCGTGACGCGCACTGGGTTTCTCAAACCCTTCATCACGCGCCCCAACATCGTCGTCGGCGACTACACGTACTACGATGATCCTCGAGGACCCGAACACTTCGAGGAGAACGTTCTCTATCATTTCGACTTTAACAACGATCGACTGCAGATCGGTCGGTACTGCTCGATTGCCGCCGAGGTGCGATTTATTATGAACGGCGGCAATCATCCCACGACGTGGCTCACGACGTACCCGTTCCCGATCTTCGGCCAGGGGTGGGAGTCTGCGACGCCACTGGCGTGGCCGAATCGCGGCGATACCGTCGTTGGCAACGATGTTTGGATTGGCTATGGCGCCGTGATCATGCCCGGCATTCATATTGGCGACGGAGCCATTATTGCGACCGCGTCGGTGGTCACGAAGGATGTGCCACCGTACGCCATTGTCGGCGGGAACCCTGCCACTATCCTGCGATACCGTTTTGACGATGCCACTATCGCGCGATTATTATCCGTGCGCTGGTGGGACTGGGATGTGGAGAAGGTGACGAAGTATGTCGGTGCGCTGTGCAGCGGCGACGTCACCGCGCTGGAAGCGGCGGTCTAA
- a CDS encoding penicillin acylase family protein, which produces MKIFAVLLASAFALNTAVAQSPADMTRWQAQAQRITITRDDWGIPHVRGKTDADAVFGAIYAQAEDDFNRVEANFITSLGRTAEAEGEQAIYRDLRMKLFIDPDSLKKMYASSPAWLKTLMVAWADGLNFYLAKHPTVKPHVITKFEPWMALSFSEGSIGNDIDQVNVTQLQAFYGNGPVKLSSLTPGSPNERAARAADITRALEDAIEKEPSGSNGMAVSPKNTKAGRALLLINPHTSFFFREELQMTSDEGLNAYGASTWGQFFIYQGFNSKAGWMHTTSAADRGDEFLETVTKSGDKFMYTVGGVPKALISKTITVPYTTASGMAEKKFVVYYTHFGPIVRSTGGKWVAIRIMQEPLKALMQSYSRTKATNLASFNKTMELHTNSSNNTLFADAEGNIAYLHANFIPRRDTSFDWTKPVDGSNPATEWKGLLKFEEEPNVINPESGWAYNSNDWPWAAAGPSSPKQSSFPKYVDSGVESHRGRHAVMVLQNKKDFTISGLRDAAYDTYLPGFEASVPALIKAWDAAPAGGLKAKVAEQVALLRAWDMRWSSTSVPTSIAIFYTTELQRIAGGRGRRAAAADAPTGEQQLQALEAACAKLTADFGKCNTPWGDINRFQRLNADINSSFDDAAPSTPVGFPSAVYGSLASFGAHAYPNTKKWYGTSGNSFVAVVEFGKDSVRARAVTAGGLNSVIGSKHFNDQGARYATGDLREVYYYPNQLAGHTERVYHPGN; this is translated from the coding sequence ATGAAAATCTTCGCCGTTTTGCTCGCCTCGGCGTTCGCCCTCAACACTGCGGTTGCTCAAAGTCCGGCAGATATGACGCGGTGGCAGGCACAAGCGCAGCGCATCACGATTACCCGTGATGACTGGGGCATTCCGCACGTGCGGGGCAAGACCGACGCGGACGCCGTGTTCGGCGCGATCTACGCGCAGGCCGAAGACGACTTCAATCGCGTGGAAGCGAACTTCATCACCAGCCTTGGCCGCACCGCGGAAGCCGAAGGAGAGCAGGCGATTTACCGCGACTTGCGTATGAAGTTGTTTATTGATCCCGATTCGCTCAAAAAGATGTACGCGTCGAGCCCGGCGTGGCTCAAGACGTTGATGGTGGCGTGGGCCGACGGCCTCAACTTCTATCTGGCTAAGCATCCCACCGTCAAGCCGCACGTGATCACCAAGTTTGAACCGTGGATGGCGTTGTCGTTCAGCGAAGGAAGTATTGGCAACGACATCGATCAGGTGAACGTGACGCAGCTGCAGGCGTTTTACGGCAACGGACCGGTCAAGCTGTCGTCTCTGACGCCCGGTAGCCCCAATGAGCGCGCCGCACGCGCCGCAGATATCACGCGGGCGCTCGAAGACGCCATCGAAAAGGAACCGTCTGGCTCTAACGGCATGGCGGTTTCTCCCAAGAACACCAAGGCCGGGCGCGCGTTGCTTCTGATCAATCCTCACACGTCGTTCTTCTTTCGCGAAGAACTACAGATGACCAGCGACGAAGGGCTGAACGCCTATGGTGCGTCCACTTGGGGTCAGTTCTTTATCTATCAGGGCTTCAACAGCAAAGCCGGCTGGATGCACACCACCAGTGCGGCCGATCGCGGCGACGAGTTCTTGGAAACTGTGACGAAAAGCGGCGACAAGTTTATGTACACGGTCGGTGGCGTACCGAAGGCGCTGATCTCCAAGACCATTACGGTGCCGTACACCACCGCCAGTGGAATGGCTGAGAAGAAGTTCGTGGTCTACTACACGCATTTCGGGCCGATCGTGCGGTCCACCGGCGGCAAGTGGGTGGCTATTCGCATCATGCAGGAGCCGCTCAAGGCATTGATGCAGAGCTACTCGCGGACCAAAGCCACGAATTTGGCGAGCTTCAACAAGACGATGGAGCTACACACGAACTCGTCGAACAACACGCTCTTTGCCGACGCCGAGGGCAACATTGCGTATCTTCACGCCAATTTTATTCCGCGTCGCGACACGTCGTTTGATTGGACCAAGCCGGTGGATGGCAGCAATCCGGCCACGGAGTGGAAGGGGCTGTTGAAGTTTGAAGAGGAGCCAAACGTCATCAACCCGGAAAGTGGCTGGGCGTACAACTCGAATGATTGGCCATGGGCTGCGGCTGGTCCGAGCAGTCCCAAGCAGTCCAGCTTCCCCAAGTACGTGGACAGTGGGGTGGAGTCGCATCGCGGTCGTCACGCGGTGATGGTGTTGCAGAACAAAAAAGACTTCACTATTTCCGGCTTGCGCGACGCCGCCTACGACACGTATCTGCCTGGCTTTGAAGCATCGGTCCCAGCACTCATCAAGGCGTGGGATGCCGCCCCCGCTGGGGGGCTCAAGGCAAAGGTTGCAGAGCAAGTCGCGTTGTTGCGCGCCTGGGATATGCGCTGGAGCTCGACGTCAGTGCCGACGTCCATCGCGATCTTCTACACCACCGAGTTGCAGCGTATTGCCGGCGGACGCGGGCGTCGCGCCGCCGCCGCCGATGCACCGACCGGCGAGCAGCAACTGCAAGCGCTCGAGGCAGCCTGTGCCAAGCTCACCGCCGACTTTGGCAAATGCAACACGCCATGGGGCGACATCAATCGCTTCCAGCGTCTCAATGCCGACATCAACTCATCGTTTGACGATGCAGCACCGAGCACACCGGTTGGGTTCCCGTCGGCGGTGTACGGATCACTCGCATCGTTTGGCGCGCACGCCTACCCGAACACCAAGAAGTGGTACGGCACGAGCGGCAACAGTTTTGTGGCGGTAGTGGAGTTCGGCAAGGACAGCGTGCGTGCTCGCGCGGTGACCGCCGGTGGCTTGAATAGCGTGATTGGCTCCAAGCACTTCAACGACCAAGGTGCGCGGTACGCCACGGGCGATTTGCGTGAGGTGTACTACTACCCGAATCAACTCGCTGGGCATACGGAGCGGGTGTACCATCCGGGCAACTGA
- a CDS encoding serine hydrolase — translation MTRAFRSAGLTGLAMLASFSSASAQRSTITRDAFRQRADSLVYSYLAESHAASASFAVIRGNDTLAFGAHGLANMDAWRAPTATTIYEIGSLTKQFTSAAIMKLVDQGRIKLDDDLSQYVPQFPLHGKKISIRQLLTHTSGIHNYTSSPAWSKTWNDELSPDAVVAFVAADSLDFAPGTAYRYSNTGYVLLGMVVEKAAGQSYAKYLDAQFFKPLGLRQTSYCPSKTSDPTFALGYSKSPNGTVRAQFMHLSHPFSAGAVCSTVGDFAKWQRALDAGKVVSPASYALMSSADTLNSGRKINYGFGLVPGLFNGHKTVSHTGGIPGFATAATYLPEDSLSIVVFTNYDGESPQALTANLMRLAYGVAPVGRAAAATPAATPAAPPSLSTADRDAVVGSYALELPGGQTLPIKFFADGARLMAQAQGQDPSEMRYLGSFTFGVAFDPAVRFTFTVVAGKASKVTLLQGGAKIDGARAP, via the coding sequence ATGACACGTGCTTTCCGTTCCGCAGGCCTCACCGGCCTCGCGATGCTCGCCAGCTTCTCCTCGGCCAGTGCCCAACGGTCGACCATCACACGCGACGCGTTCCGCCAGCGCGCGGACTCGCTCGTCTACAGCTATCTCGCCGAATCGCACGCCGCGAGTGCGTCGTTCGCGGTGATTCGCGGCAACGACACGCTGGCCTTCGGTGCGCACGGTCTCGCGAACATGGATGCGTGGCGCGCACCGACCGCCACAACGATCTACGAGATCGGATCGCTCACCAAGCAGTTCACCTCTGCCGCGATCATGAAGCTCGTGGACCAGGGGCGCATCAAGCTGGATGACGATCTCTCGCAGTACGTGCCGCAGTTCCCGCTACACGGAAAGAAGATTTCGATCCGTCAGCTGCTGACGCACACGTCGGGCATCCACAACTACACGTCGTCACCCGCGTGGTCGAAGACCTGGAACGACGAGCTCTCACCTGATGCCGTTGTCGCGTTTGTCGCAGCCGACTCGCTCGACTTCGCGCCTGGCACCGCCTATCGGTACAGCAACACGGGCTATGTGCTGCTCGGGATGGTGGTCGAGAAAGCCGCGGGCCAGTCGTACGCGAAGTACCTCGATGCACAGTTCTTCAAGCCGCTCGGTTTGCGGCAAACATCGTACTGCCCGTCTAAGACCAGCGATCCCACCTTCGCGCTCGGCTACAGCAAGAGCCCGAACGGCACGGTTCGCGCGCAGTTCATGCACCTCTCGCACCCATTCTCGGCGGGCGCCGTCTGCTCCACGGTGGGTGACTTTGCCAAGTGGCAGCGCGCACTCGACGCTGGAAAGGTGGTGTCGCCGGCATCGTACGCACTGATGTCGTCCGCCGACACGCTCAACAGCGGACGCAAAATCAACTACGGGTTCGGCCTCGTCCCTGGCCTGTTTAATGGCCACAAGACGGTCTCGCATACCGGCGGCATTCCGGGGTTCGCCACGGCGGCGACTTACCTGCCTGAAGACAGCCTGAGCATTGTGGTCTTTACGAACTATGATGGCGAATCACCGCAGGCGTTGACGGCGAATCTTATGCGCCTAGCGTACGGCGTCGCTCCCGTGGGCCGAGCCGCCGCGGCTACACCTGCGGCTACACCTGCGGCTCCGCCTTCGCTCTCGACGGCAGACCGAGACGCTGTCGTCGGCAGCTACGCACTAGAGTTGCCCGGCGGGCAGACGTTGCCGATCAAGTTCTTTGCCGACGGCGCACGCCTGATGGCGCAGGCGCAGGGTCAGGACCCAAGTGAAATGCGCTACCTCGGCAGTTTCACCTTTGGCGTCGCGTTTGACCCGGCGGTGCGGTTCACGTTTACGGTCGTCGCGGGGAAGGCAAGTAAGGTGACCTTGCTGCAGGGTGGAGCGAAGATTGATGGAGCGCGAGCCCCGTAG
- a CDS encoding serine hydrolase, with protein MRAIHCVRLALFVCLPQLATAQSRAAAVDTTTRTVDRVFDAFRGTDRPGCALGVSRNGQVIYEQGYGMSNLETITPIRPASIFHVASVSKQFTTMSIMLLARDHALSIDDNIRKYLPEIPDYGTPITIRHLMTHTSGLRDQWDLLNLARGRFEENRITEADVMDIVPRQKALNFTPGAEYLYSNTGFTLLGVIVKRVSGKSLRDFAAERIFKPIGMANTHFHDDYTMLVPGRTSAYAVGANGWRVSIPNFDTYGATSLFTTVGDLLRWEANFDSFTVGDRATLEQMQTQAHLTNGDTIPYGFGLVMSRYRGVREVSHTGSDAGYRAYVGRYPDQGIAIAIACNAATANTTTLAHGVADAYLGSALAAVDATPMPQPVPLSRAALERRIGSYLQPTTLQVLELSLQDGKLILGRTAGPVLIPLAENRFRVTDQPVELVFGSGEHARMERRVLTGGRAVPFEWHLPLAGTAGALAGFVGEYYSEELDARYRLTATDSTLLFRTGTSEPTEARPVFADGFLNNNGVTFQFIRSGARVTGFEVTTGRTRRVKFVRVAPSR; from the coding sequence ATGCGCGCGATTCACTGTGTTCGCTTGGCCCTGTTCGTGTGCCTGCCGCAGCTCGCGACGGCGCAGAGTCGCGCGGCGGCCGTCGATACCACCACGCGAACCGTTGACCGCGTGTTTGATGCGTTTCGCGGCACCGATCGTCCCGGGTGCGCGCTTGGCGTGAGCCGCAACGGCCAAGTGATCTATGAGCAGGGTTATGGGATGTCGAATCTCGAAACGATCACACCCATTCGACCAGCGTCGATTTTCCACGTGGCGTCCGTGTCCAAGCAGTTCACCACGATGTCGATCATGTTGCTGGCCCGAGATCATGCGTTGTCGATCGACGACAACATCCGCAAGTATCTGCCTGAGATCCCCGACTACGGCACGCCGATCACGATTCGGCACCTCATGACCCACACCAGCGGCCTGCGCGATCAATGGGACCTGCTCAATCTCGCCCGCGGCCGCTTTGAGGAGAATCGCATTACCGAGGCCGATGTCATGGACATTGTGCCGCGCCAAAAGGCGCTGAACTTCACGCCTGGCGCGGAGTACCTGTACAGCAATACGGGCTTCACGCTGCTTGGCGTTATTGTGAAGCGCGTGAGCGGCAAATCACTCCGCGACTTTGCGGCCGAACGGATTTTCAAGCCGATTGGCATGGCCAATACGCACTTCCACGACGACTACACGATGCTCGTGCCGGGGCGCACGTCGGCGTACGCGGTTGGGGCAAACGGTTGGCGGGTGAGCATTCCCAACTTCGACACCTACGGCGCCACGAGTTTATTCACGACGGTCGGCGACCTCCTGCGCTGGGAGGCCAACTTCGACAGTTTCACGGTCGGAGACCGGGCCACGTTGGAGCAGATGCAGACGCAAGCTCACCTGACAAACGGCGACACGATTCCATACGGATTTGGCCTCGTGATGAGCCGTTACCGCGGCGTACGCGAGGTTTCGCACACGGGCTCTGACGCGGGCTACCGAGCTTACGTTGGCCGCTATCCTGATCAGGGGATCGCGATTGCGATTGCCTGCAACGCGGCGACTGCCAACACCACGACGCTCGCGCACGGAGTGGCCGACGCCTATCTAGGGAGCGCGCTGGCCGCAGTCGATGCGACTCCGATGCCCCAGCCCGTACCCCTGTCTCGCGCCGCGCTCGAACGCCGGATTGGCAGCTATCTCCAGCCGACGACGCTGCAAGTGCTTGAACTTTCGCTTCAAGACGGCAAGCTGATTCTGGGACGCACTGCGGGCCCCGTGCTCATTCCGTTGGCCGAGAACAGATTTCGGGTCACGGATCAGCCAGTCGAACTGGTGTTCGGCAGCGGCGAGCACGCGCGCATGGAGCGGCGTGTACTCACCGGTGGACGCGCAGTACCGTTCGAATGGCATCTGCCGCTGGCGGGTACCGCGGGCGCGCTGGCCGGATTCGTCGGGGAGTACTACAGCGAAGAACTCGACGCCCGCTACCGTTTGACGGCGACCGACTCCACCCTGCTCTTCCGCACGGGAACCTCCGAACCGACAGAGGCACGACCCGTGTTTGCCGACGGCTTTCTCAACAATAACGGCGTCACCTTTCAGTTCATCCGTAGCGGGGCGCGCGTAACGGGTTTCGAAGTGACGACCGGGCGGACTCGGCGCGTGAAGTTTGTGAGAGTCGCGCCCAGTCGGTGA